From Mytilus galloprovincialis chromosome 9, xbMytGall1.hap1.1, whole genome shotgun sequence, the proteins below share one genomic window:
- the LOC143046529 gene encoding uncharacterized protein LOC143046529, with protein METILSDKQCGYYVKLVTFTLGICMKVLHTYFEQNILNAKDHLEFHMFLDENKHNLFHECYPRVECCKCSLNCRAPPSKKGGLTKNQFMLLFECGPLIEIDHYKTGNHNEITKECLCRIMAKRSNDVDCMDITLMYAIIQSCCFKNSAVIHGNPRCIEVIKETRNFLAHIPNACISKSEFDTRFAETEQAILEIGSSLGNYFAKKNKKKVEAFKANELSIEAINKIIETNVDEIIKEKLRTIIEDQRKCIVQIKDEIIDHLKKYKDELSIDIQKLRFEITQSAFCSTEEGVNKSAGPVSKINVAAGGPDVQVTESDNNVRKCRVEWRLETPNTWNLPEIKETLEKFSSLLRQWFEIEFVYVGSLVLSTLVNKNVLDNPDQMRTSIQLFLEKVVELCNIDADVPTVIKVDLIIKLDELVYREKETAKLDIKKKDKTTCIYCNLSFECQKCQQKDEIIERLTEEISGKYLVFIYEISASLSHVFVFYAWS; from the exons ATGGAAACAATTTTATCTGACAAACAGTGTGGATACTACGTTAAACTTGTCACCTTTACCCTTGGAATTTGTATGAAGGTTTTACATACGTATTTTGAGCAGAATATTTTGAATGCAAAAGACCATTTGGAATTTCACATGTTCTTAGATGAAAACAAACATAATCTGTTTCATGAATGCTATCCTAGAGTAGAATGTTGTAAATGTTCTCTAAACTGTCGTGCTCCGCCTTCTAAAAAAGGAGGTTTAACTAAAAACCAGTTTATGTTATTGTTTGAGTGTGGACCTCTCATTGAAATCGACCATTATAAAACAGGAAACCATAATGAAATTACCAAGGAGTGTCTTTGTAGAATCATGGCAAAAAGATCTAATGATGTCGACTGTATGGACATTACTCTAATGTATGCAATTATTCAATCCTGCTGTTTCAAAAACAGTGCAGTCATACATGGAAACCCAAGATGCATTGAGGTCATCAAAGAAACGAGAAACTTTTTGGCACATATACCAAACGCATGTATTTCGAAATCAGAGTTTGACACCAGGTTTGCTGAGACTGAGCAAGCTATTTTAGAAATAGGTAGCTCATTGGGAAATTATTTtgctaaaaagaataaaaagaaagtcgaGGCATTCAAAGCTAATGAATTATCAATAGaagcaataaacaaaataatcgAGACCAATGTTGATGAAATCATAAAGGAG AAACTTCGAACTATAATTGAAGACCAGAGGAAATGCATAGTACAGATAAAGGATGAGATCATTGACCATCTTAAAAAATATAAAG ATGAACTGTCAATCGATATTCAAAAACTTAGATTTGAAATAACGCAATCTGCTTTCTGTTCTACAGAGGAGGGAGTCAACAAATCAG CTGGTCCAGTTTCCAAAATAAATGTTGCAGCTGGCGGTCCTGACGTACAAGTTACAGAAAGTGATAACA ATGTGCGGAAATGTCGTGTGGAATGGAGACTGGAAACCCCAAATACATGGAATTTACCAGAAATAAAAGAAACGTTAGAGAAATTTTCTTCACTATTACGACAATGGTTCGAAATAGAATTTGTTTATGTCGGATCCTTAGTACTATCAACATTAGTTAACAAAAACGTTTTAGATAATCCAGATCAAATGCGAACATCGATACAGTTATTCTTGGAAAAGGTTGTTGAACTTTGCAATATCGATGCAGATGTACCTACGGTCATTAAAGTAGATTTGATAATAAAGCTTGATGAATTAGTTTACAGAG AGAAAGAAACAGCAAAATTGGAcataaaaaagaaagacaaaacaaCATGCATATATTGCAACCTAAGCTTTGAATGTCAGAAGTGTCAACAGAAAGATGAGATAATTGAACGCCTTACGGAAGAGATATCTGGCAAGTATTTAGTTTTTATCTATGAAATCAGTGCCTCTCTATCCCACGTATTTGTGTTTTATGCTTGGAGTTGA
- the LOC143044803 gene encoding uncharacterized protein LOC143044803, protein MDVPVAELIIDGSVNKAQVATGNVISQKTYFARLGHATYNLIPNMIRELLAHFIHPNILHKTIPTRDLRYFNLADTQKINEIRDTGYRGLDLTLMYRLIKMYVPSIQTSGAWGNLDNIQGHNVSLGDDIERCRIIRNSITHRSNTTVSYQELNDYFSVFKDVARRFEKVLGKEPNAFVSQFEVLEKCSMDEDI, encoded by the exons ATGGATGTTCCAGTAGCTG AACTAATAATTGACGGGAGTGTAAATAAAGCTCAAGTGGCAACTG GTAACGTGATATCACAAAAGACATATTTTGCACGTCTTGGACATGCCACATACAATCTGATACCAAATATGATTAGAGAACTGTTGGCACATTTTATACACCCGAATATTCTTCATAAAACCATACCTACACGTGATTTGCGTTATTTTAATCTTGCTGATAcgcaaaaaataaatgaaataagagATACAGGATATAGGGGATTAGACTTGACTCTAATGTATAGACTTATTAAAATGTATGTACCGAGTATTCAAACTTCCGGAGCATGGGGCAATCTCGACAACATACAAGGTCACAACGTATCACTTGGAGATGATATAGAGCGATGTCGAATAATACGAAATTCTATTACACATAGGAGCAATACAACAGTAAGCTACCAAGAATTGAATGATTATTTTAGTGTCTTTAAAGATGTGGCACGACGATTTGAAAAAGTTCTCGGTAAAGAGCCTAACGCATTCGTCTCTCAATTTGAGGTCTTGGAAAAATGTAGCATGGACGAAGACATTTAA